CGGTCGCGGGACGAGCTGGTCGCCCTGCTCAAGGCGTGGACGACGGCCGCCGAGCGCATGACCCGCGGCGAGGAGACCGCACCCGATGGTGCTGTCGGTCTCGGTGACTACACGCCGCCCGCGGACACCGGTGAGGCACTCGGTCTGGGTGCCGCCAATCTGACCTTGACCATCGGGTTCGGCCCAGGATTGTTCGGCCCGAGCTCATCCGATCCGGACCGTCCGGACCGGTTCGGCATCGCCGACCGCAAACCGGCTGCGCTGGTGGACCTCCCGGCGTTCGCGGCGGAGAAGATCGAGTCGTCCCGCTCCTTCGGCGACATCTGTGTGCAAGCCTGCGCCGACGATCCACAGGTCGCCGTGCATGCCATCCGCAACCTGGCCCGGATGGGACTCGGTGTCGTCGCGGTCCGGTGGTCGCAACTCGGATTCGGCCGGACGTCGGCCACCACGCAGTCCCAGGAAACCCCGCGAAACATGTTCGGATTCAAGGACGGGACCGCGAACCTGCGGGCCGAACAGACCGATCTGCTGAACCGATGGGTCTGGATCGACCAGCAGGACAACCCGCCGGCCGCACAGTGGATGACCGGCGGAACCTATCTCGTGGCTCGCCGGATCCGGATGGACATCGAACCGTGGGATCGGGCCAATCTGCTGGAACAGGAGCAGATCATCGGCCGGTTCAAGGGTTCCGGTGCACCGTTGGGTCAACAGGGCGAGTTCGACACCCCCGACTTCAACGTCACCTCGTACGGCGCTCCGATGATCCCGCGTACCGCCCATGTCCGACTCGCACATCCGGACAACCTCGGCGGCGTGCAGATCCTGCGACGCGGCTACAATTTCACCGATGGTTCGGACGGCTTCGGACATCTCGACGCCGGACTGTTCTTCATCGCGTTCAACCGCGACACCGGCAAGCAGTTCGTCCCCATGCAGCAGGTCCTCTCCCGGCAGGACGCGATGACCGAGTACCTCATCCCGAACGGGTCGTCGGTGTTCGCGATTCCGCCGGGGCTGGGACCCGGCGAGTGGTGGGGTCAGGGACTCTTCGGCTGAGCCGGCCCCCGACCTCGCCCCCCGACCTCAGCCGCCGACGTTGCCCATCGCGGCGAGCCAGGCGTCCCGTGTGCTCGGCACCGTCCCGTCGGTGGCCGCAGCACGTTTCTCGACGTCGCGGACCGCGGCCATGAACGCCCGGACCCGTTGTCGGGCAATCTCTTCGATACTGTCCCCGCCGGGCTCGACCGCCACGGCGGTGATCGCCGGGTCGATAGTGTCGAGCGGGTAGCCGGCGGCGGACAGCCGCTCGAGCACCTTCTGGGTCAATGCGAGCGCAGGGGCCGTCGTCGCGACACCGTCGAGTACCGATCCGCGGTTCTTCTCCGCGGCCTTGCGCTCCTCCCATTCCCGGATCTGTGTTTCGAGATCGGCGTGCGCACCCGACAGGACCCCCGGTGTACGTCCGGTCACCTTGGCGGTGAAGCTGCGTGCCACATCGTCGATGTCGAAGGAGCCGTCGGCGTCGTCGGCGGCGATGCGTGCGTGGAACAGCACCTGCAACAACAGGTCTCCGAGTTCCTCGCGCAACAGATCGGGATCGTCGTCGTCGATGGCGTCGAGCAGCTCGTAGCACTCCTCGAGCAGGTAGCGCCGCAATGACGCGTGCGTCTGTGTGCTCTCCCACGGCCCGTTGCGGCGCAGCGTGTCCATCAGCGCCACCGCCTCCAGCAGCGCATCGCCGGGCACCCGCCGAGCGGAGATGACCTGCTCGCCGCGCTCCATCCGCGCCCGCACGAACGGGTGCGAGCGGTCGCCGGTCAGGAGCGTGGACGCCGGGTCGTCGACCTCGGCCCAGCTCGCCGACGTCTGGCCCAGGTCCCACAGCGTCGCCGGATGGACGTCCTCGGTGATCACCACCGGCCCGGAGAGAAACGGGAACGCCCGCAACGGGATCACGTCGGGGCGAAGTGGATCGAGAAGCACGACGGTCATCGAGGCGTCCTCCGGTTCGGGCTGCGGATGTCACGACCGTAACCCAGGACGGGGTCGGGCCGTGCGGTCAATCGGCGTGTGGACGCAGTGCCAGGAGGAAGCCATTGAGGTAGTCGATGACCTCCTCGTCACGCAGGCGCGCCGATCCGACGCCACCCGTCCGCGGGATCGGCAGTGTGATCACCGACGTCGTGGCGCGATATGCGGCGGCCGGATACAGCCGCTTGAGGCGCACCTGCTCACTGTCGAGCAACGTCATCGGCGAGATCTTCACGCTCGTACCGGCCAGGCCCAACTCGGTGACTCCCCGCTCCCGACAACGCAGACGGAGCCGCGCGATGGCTGCGAGCCGTCGCGTCTCCTCCGGCGGCTCACCGTAGCGGTCGGTGAGCTCGGCGAGCACACCGTCGACGGCCTCGTCGTCGGTCGCCGACGCGAGCTTGCGGTAGGCCTCGAGGCGCAGACGGTCCGAGTCGACGTACTCGACCGGGATGTGGGCGTCGACCGGGAGGTCGATGCGCACCTCGGCCGGCTCCGACGACGTCACCGGGTTGCCGTCGGCCGCCGCCCGGTACGCCTCGACGGCCTCACCGACCAGGCGGACGTACAGGTCGAAGCCGACGCCCGCGACGTGGCCGGACTGTTCGGCGCCCAACACATTTCCCGCGCCGCGCAGTTCGAGGTCCTTGAGCGCGACCGCCATCCCCGCGCCGAGCTCGTTGTTCTGCGCGATCGTGGCGAGGCGGTCGTAGGCCGTCTCGGTCAGCGGGCGGTCGGGGCTGTACAGCAGGTAGGCGTAGCCGCGCTCACGACTTCGTCCGACCCGGCCGCGCAGCTGATGCAGCTGGGAGAGACCGAAGTTCTCCGCGCGGTCGACGATGAGGGTGTTGGCGTTGGAGATGTCGAGGCCGGTCTCGATGATGGTGGTGCAGACCAGTACGTCGTACTCGCGGTTCCAGAATCCCGCGACTGTCCGCTCGAGTTGGTCCTCGCCCATCTGTCCGTGCGCGACCACGACCCGGGCCTCGGGCACCATGTTCGCGATGTCGCGCGCGGCCTTGTCGATGCTCGACACCCGGTTGTGCACGTAGAACACCTGACCGTCGCGCAGCAACTCGCGCCGGATCGCCGCCGCGACCTGCTTGCCCGCGTAGGCACCCACATAGGTGAGGACGGGGTGGCGTTCCTCGGGCGGCGTGAGGATCGTCGACATCTCCCGGATGCCGGCCATCGACATCTCCAGGGTCCGCGGGATCGGCGTGGCCGACATGGTGAGTACGTCGACGTGGGTCCGCAGTGCCTTGATGTGCTCCTTGTGCTCGACGCCGAACCTCTGCTCCTCGTCGACGATGACCAGACCGAGGTCTTTCCAGGTCACCCCGCTCTGCAGGAGCCGATGCGTACCGATCACGATGTCGACGCCGCCGCCGGCCATCTCGCCGATGATCTCCTTGGAGTCCTTCGGATCGGTGAACCGCGACAACCCGCGTACCTTGACCGGAAAGCCGGTCATGCGTTCGGTGAACGTCTGCAGATGCTGTTGCGCCAGAATGGTCGTCGGCACCAGGACCGCGACCTGCTTGCCGTCCTGCACGGCCTTGAACGCGGCGCGGACCGCGATCTCGGTCTTGCCGTACCCCACGTCGCCGACGATCACCCGGTCCATCGGGACCGCGCGTTCCATGTCGGATTTCACCTCGCCGATCACGGTCATCTGATCGATCGTCTCGGTGAAGTCGAACGCGTCCTCCATCTCGCGCTGCCACGGCGTGTCCGGGCTGAACGCGTAGCCGGGGGCCGCGTGGCGTGCGGCGTAGAGCTGGACCAGCTCGCCCGCGATCTCCCGAACCGCCTTGCGCGCTTTGCGTTTGGTGTTCTGCCAGTCGGACCCACCAAGTTTCGACAGCGACGGTTGCTCGCCGCCCACATAGCGCGACAACTGGTCGAGCGCGTCCATCGGAACGAACAGACGATCACCCGGCTGGCCCCGCTTGCCGGCCGCGTACTCGAGGACGAGGTACTCGCGACGAGCCCCGGAGACCGTGCGCTCGATCATCTCGACGAACTTGCCGATGCCGTGCTGATCGTGCACCACCAGGTCGCCGGCGGTCAGCGCGAGCGGATCAACCTGGTTGCGGCGCTTGGCGGGTAGTCGCCGGCCGTCTTTCACCCCGGCGACGCGGTTGCCCGTCAGATCGGTCTCGGTGACGATGACCAGACGCGCGTCCGGGCACACCACGCCGGCGCGCAGGGTGCCGTGGTAGACCGAGACCTGGCCGGGCTGCGGCCGCGCGCCCGGCTCGACGATCTCGGCGGGTACCTCGGCCTCGGCGAGGCGTTCGCCGACGCGTTGCGCGGTGCCCTTGCCGGCCACCACGATCGCCGCCGATCCGCCGGTCGTGACGTGGGCGCGAAGGCCGGCGAAGGTCGTCGCGATCTCGTCCTCGTTGCCCCGCGGCGCGGGACCGGCGCTGAGATCGAGCGCGAGCTCGTCGTCGTCGCCGGTGGCCAGTGGACTGATCGTCCACCACGAACGTCCCGATGTGAGCGTGGTCTTCTCCACCTCGTCCAACGACCGATAGGCACTCGCCTGCAGGTCGATACCGGTGCCGTTGTTGCCGCGACCGTCGACCGGCGCATCGGCGCCCATCGCGGCGGCGGTCCACGAGGCCTCGAGGAACTCCGCGCCGGTCTGCGCGAGGTCGGCCGCTCGGGTACGGACCTTCTCCGGGTCGAGCAACAGCACGCCGGTGCCCGCTGGCAGGACCTCGGTGAGGATCTGCATCTGGCCGTCGACGAGCATCGGGATCAGCGCTTCCATGCCCTCCACGGGCATGCCCTCGGCCAGTTTCGTCAGCATCTCGACGAGAACCTGTTCGTCGGCGCGCTCGGCGGCGAGATCGGCGGCGCGTGCCCGCACCTCCGGGGTCAGGATCAGCTCGCGGCCGGGATGGATGCGGACCGTCGACGCGTCGATCTCGGGCTGGCTGCGTTGGTCGGCCACCGAGAAGGCACGCATCTCGGAGATCTCGTCGCCCCAGAATTCGACGCGGACCGGGAACTCGGCCGTCGTCGGGAAGACGTCGAGAATGCCGCCGCGCACCGCGAACTCGCCGCGACGGCCGACCATGTCGACCCGCTCGTAGGCCATCTCGACCAGATCGGTCAGCAGGACCTCGAAGTCGAGCTCGAGGCCCTCGCGCAGGGTGATGGTGCGCACCCCACCCAGGCCGGGCGCCATCGGCTGGACCAGGGAGCGGACCGTCGTGACCACGACCCGCAGTGGGGAGCCCTCCCCCGGGTGGGCGAGGCGATGCAGCACCGCGAGTCGCTGACCGACGGTGTCCGCACTGGGCGACAGCCGCTCGTGGGGCAGCGTCTCCCACGACGGGAACTGGGCGACGGCGTCAGCGTCGTCGAGGAGTTCGGCGAGCTCGGCGGTCAGGTCGTCGGCTTCCCGCCCGTTGGCGGAGACGACGAGCAGCGGCGCCGAACCGGCGTCGCCGGCTGCGGCGAGACATGCGACGACGAATGGGCGGGCGGCGTCGGGCGCCGTGATGTCGAGTCGATCCTGACCCCGCCGACCGACCAGTTCCGCGATTGTCTTGTCTGCGCATGTGACCGCGGCGAGCCCGTGCAGGGCGGGGGTTGACGACACTCCAGCGATTCTAGTGCCGTCAGGCGACAGGTCGGTCGAGCGGTCGTTGCATGTAGACGCAGTCGATCCACTGGTCGAATTTGTATCCGACCTCCGGGGTGCGGCCGACCTCGACGAAACCGTGTCTGGCGTGCAGGGCGATCGATGCGTCGCCGCCCGTCGCGGAGATCACGGCGACGATCTGCCGGACGTTGGCGGGGTCGGCGGCGTCGATCAGCGCGCCGAGCAGCGCCGACCCGAGACCGCGACCGCCCGCGTCCGGGTGGAGATAGATGGTGTCCTCGGTGGTGCGCTCGTAGGCCTTCTTGTCGCGGAACGATCCGAGGTAGGCGAACCCGAGGACCACGCCCTGCTCCTCGACCACCAGGAACGGACGCCCGGCAGCGACGACCGCGGCGAGTTTGGCCTCCCATGTCGCGACGGCGGGTGCCTCGTAGTCGAAGGTGGCGACAGTGTGCTCGACGTAATGTCGGTAGATGTCGGCGACGGCTGCACAGTCCGCCGGAGCCGCGGGACGGATGGTGACCATGGGCTCGATGATGCCGGATCGGCGTCGCCGGCGAGCATCTGCCCACCCACTCCCGGAATCAACCGGACCACGGTCCTGTTAGCTAGGATATGAGCATGTCAGAGCCCATTCATCGTCAGCCTGCGTTGTTTCTGAGCCACGGCGCACCGCCGCTGGTCGACAGCGAGCGATGGGTGGGGCAGCTCACCGGGCTCGCCGGCCGGCTGGACCGGCCGTCAGCGATCCTCGTGGTGTCCGCACACTGGGAGGCGGCGCCCCTGACGATCGGGTCGACCGACCCCACCGCACCCCTCACCTACGATTTCTGGGGGTTCCCGGACCGCTTCTACCAGACGACCTACTGGTCGCCGGGTGCCGGCGATCTCGCCGACCGGGTCGCGTCGATGATGCCCGACGGCGAGCCGATCGCCCACGATCACCGGCGTCGCCTCGATCACGGCGCGTACGTGCCGCTCACCGTCATGTACCCCGATGCCGACATCCCGGTGCTCCAGATCTCCCTGCCGACACTCGACCCCGAGCGCTTGCTCGAACTCGGTCGACGCCTCGCCCCGCTCCGCGACGAGGGCGTGCTCATCATCGGGTCCGGGTTCACCACGCACGGCTTGCCCTACTTGACCGACCCTCGGGCCGACGCCACCCCGCCGGGGTGGTCGAAGGAGTTCGACGCCTGGGCGCACGAGCGGTTCGCCGCAGGCGATGTCGAGTCGTTGATCGACTTCCGGAATCGGGCACCGGGCATGCCGTACGCACACCCGACGATCGAACATTTCTCCCCCCTGTTCGTCGCGCTCGGCGCCAGCGACGATGTCGAGCAACGCCCCGATCAAGTCATCGACGGATTCTGGATGGGGTTGGCCAAGCGAAGCCTGGTACTGAACTGATGCACTCCGGATCTGCCGGTGCGGTGCCCTACGAGATCCGTTGATCAACAACATGATCGAGTCGCGTCCAGTCGGCGATCCCGGCCAGACCGGACGCCGAGGGCCCGAGCTACTCCCCCGTCGCTTCGCTCGCCCCGGTCACATCCTCATCCACAACGGTTCGGTCGCGTGGCTCCACGTAGTCCGGGCCGACGAGTTCCGGTCGGGGATCGAGCCGGGTGAGACCGTTCCAGCAGAGGTTCACCAGGTGCGCGGCGACGACCTCCTTGGACGGCTCGCGGACGTCGAGCCACCATTGCGCGGTCACCGAGACCATCCCGACCAGGGCCTGCGCATAGAGCGGAGCCAGCGTGGGATCGAAGCCGCGGCGCTCGAAATCGCTCGCAAGAATGTGCTCGACCTGACTGATGGCGTCGTTCAGCAGACTCGAATACGTGCCGGGTTCGCTTGTGTTGGTGCGGTCGCCGCGCACGAGGATGCGGAATCCGTCGGTGCGCTCCTCCATGTACGTCAACAACGCGAGGGCGACCTGCTGGATGCGGTACAGCGACCGGTTCTTGGTCAGCGATGAGGTGACCATCTCCAAGAGGGTCTCCATCTCGCGATCGACCACGACCGCATACAGGCCCTCCTTGCCGCCGAAATGCTCGTAGACGATCGGCTTGGACACCCCGGCACGCTGGGCGATCTCCTCGATCGAGGTGCCCTCGAAACCCCGCTCGGCGAAGAGCCCGCGTGCGACCTCGATCAGCTGCAACCGACGCTGGGCGCCGGTCATCCGGGCCCGGGGTGCGCGCTGCACCTCTCCGGACTTGTCGGTCGGGCGGCTCACTGCCATACCGACAACACTAACGATGCGGCAGACATCCTGGTAATCAGTAGACATGCTGACCATCGAGGAGATCTCCGCCCGGCTCGAGATCCAACAGGTGCTGACCGACTACTCGACGGCCGTCGACTCCGGCAGGTTCGACGACCTCGATCAGGTGTTCACCACCGACGCCGTCGTCGACTACAGCGTGATGGGCGGCATCACCGGCGACCTCGCCGAGGTGAAAGCATGGCTCGCGCAGGTGCTCCCGGCGTTCTCCGCGTACTGCCATCTCGTCGGCAATCACGACATCCGGATCGACGGCGACTCCGCGGAAACCCGGTCACTGTGTCTGAATCCGATGCAGACACCGGACAAGTCGACGTATCTGTTGGGGCTCTGGTATTCCGACACCTGGCGACTGACCGATGACGGCTGGCGTATCCGCACGCGAACATTGGAAAAGTGTTTCGACGCGCAACTCTGACTCACCGTGAGCCGAAGTCATCATTCTTTCGTCAATCGTTACCTTGTCGGTATCCGCACAGCTCAGAGCACACCGAGTGGCCGTCTCGCACAGTATTGATCGTCATCGAAATCGCGCAAAACCTTCGGCGAACCCATATTCGGCGATAAGCTTCGACACGGTTCAGCTCCGGATTCCGGCCACGGTTGACGACTGACCACCGTCGGGGCCGACTACCAGGGGGTTCGGTTTGCAGCTGTGGGATTACGTACAGGGGCACGCGTCCTCCCTGACGTTCCTCACGTATCAGCACGCCTCGCTCGCCTTCCAGACCGTCCTGGTGGGCACGCTGGTCGCGGTGCTGATCGCCGTCCTGGTCTATCGGCTTCCATTCATGTCGGCGTTCACGCTGACGAGCAGCCGGGTCGCGTTGACCATTCCTTCGCTGGCGCTCCTGGCACTGCTCATCGTGCCGTTCGGACTCGGTGTCGTCCCGTCATTCATCATGCTCGCCTTCTTCGCGACGATGCCGGTGATCGGCAATGCGATCGTCGGGTTGCGGTCGGTTCCCGCATCGGTGATCGAATCGGCGCGGGGAATCGGCCTGTCGCGCTGGCGCATCCTCCTCACCGTCGAGCTACCGATCGCGTGGCCGGTGATCCTCACCGGGATTCGGGTGTCGACGCAGATGATCATCGGCGTCGCCGCCATCGTCGCCTACGTCCTCGGACCCGGCCTCGGCTCCCTGATCTTCAGCGGACTCTCGCGCCTCGGCGGAGCCAACGCACTCGAGATGACCCTCGCCGGAACGATTCTCATCATCATCATCGCCCTCATATTCGACGGTCTGCTCGTTCTGCTCGGGCGCCTCACCATCTCCAAAGGACTGCAATGACCGAATTGTCCACCGCGTCCTCGCAGCCCGAGCGTACCGTCACCGGTGCGTCGATCCAGCTCGACGGAGTGATGAAACAGTATCGCGGCCAAGACAAGCCGGCCGTCG
This sequence is a window from Gordonia insulae. Protein-coding genes within it:
- the efeB gene encoding iron uptake transporter deferrochelatase/peroxidase subunit, which gives rise to MSETTPPPDEPTGRQRFSRRALLGGAGVGVVAAAAGGVAIGRATAAEDTAGSQVVVFRGDHQAGIITAAQDRLHFASFDVITRSRDELVALLKAWTTAAERMTRGEETAPDGAVGLGDYTPPADTGEALGLGAANLTLTIGFGPGLFGPSSSDPDRPDRFGIADRKPAALVDLPAFAAEKIESSRSFGDICVQACADDPQVAVHAIRNLARMGLGVVAVRWSQLGFGRTSATTQSQETPRNMFGFKDGTANLRAEQTDLLNRWVWIDQQDNPPAAQWMTGGTYLVARRIRMDIEPWDRANLLEQEQIIGRFKGSGAPLGQQGEFDTPDFNVTSYGAPMIPRTAHVRLAHPDNLGGVQILRRGYNFTDGSDGFGHLDAGLFFIAFNRDTGKQFVPMQQVLSRQDAMTEYLIPNGSSVFAIPPGLGPGEWWGQGLFG
- a CDS encoding MazG family protein is translated as MTVVLLDPLRPDVIPLRAFPFLSGPVVITEDVHPATLWDLGQTSASWAEVDDPASTLLTGDRSHPFVRARMERGEQVISARRVPGDALLEAVALMDTLRRNGPWESTQTHASLRRYLLEECYELLDAIDDDDPDLLREELGDLLLQVLFHARIAADDADGSFDIDDVARSFTAKVTGRTPGVLSGAHADLETQIREWEERKAAEKNRGSVLDGVATTAPALALTQKVLERLSAAGYPLDTIDPAITAVAVEPGGDSIEEIARQRVRAFMAAVRDVEKRAAATDGTVPSTRDAWLAAMGNVGG
- the mfd gene encoding transcription-repair coupling factor codes for the protein MSSTPALHGLAAVTCADKTIAELVGRRGQDRLDITAPDAARPFVVACLAAAGDAGSAPLLVVSANGREADDLTAELAELLDDADAVAQFPSWETLPHERLSPSADTVGQRLAVLHRLAHPGEGSPLRVVVTTVRSLVQPMAPGLGGVRTITLREGLELDFEVLLTDLVEMAYERVDMVGRRGEFAVRGGILDVFPTTAEFPVRVEFWGDEISEMRAFSVADQRSQPEIDASTVRIHPGRELILTPEVRARAADLAAERADEQVLVEMLTKLAEGMPVEGMEALIPMLVDGQMQILTEVLPAGTGVLLLDPEKVRTRAADLAQTGAEFLEASWTAAAMGADAPVDGRGNNGTGIDLQASAYRSLDEVEKTTLTSGRSWWTISPLATGDDDELALDLSAGPAPRGNEDEIATTFAGLRAHVTTGGSAAIVVAGKGTAQRVGERLAEAEVPAEIVEPGARPQPGQVSVYHGTLRAGVVCPDARLVIVTETDLTGNRVAGVKDGRRLPAKRRNQVDPLALTAGDLVVHDQHGIGKFVEMIERTVSGARREYLVLEYAAGKRGQPGDRLFVPMDALDQLSRYVGGEQPSLSKLGGSDWQNTKRKARKAVREIAGELVQLYAARHAAPGYAFSPDTPWQREMEDAFDFTETIDQMTVIGEVKSDMERAVPMDRVIVGDVGYGKTEIAVRAAFKAVQDGKQVAVLVPTTILAQQHLQTFTERMTGFPVKVRGLSRFTDPKDSKEIIGEMAGGGVDIVIGTHRLLQSGVTWKDLGLVIVDEEQRFGVEHKEHIKALRTHVDVLTMSATPIPRTLEMSMAGIREMSTILTPPEERHPVLTYVGAYAGKQVAAAIRRELLRDGQVFYVHNRVSSIDKAARDIANMVPEARVVVAHGQMGEDQLERTVAGFWNREYDVLVCTTIIETGLDISNANTLIVDRAENFGLSQLHQLRGRVGRSRERGYAYLLYSPDRPLTETAYDRLATIAQNNELGAGMAVALKDLELRGAGNVLGAEQSGHVAGVGFDLYVRLVGEAVEAYRAAADGNPVTSSEPAEVRIDLPVDAHIPVEYVDSDRLRLEAYRKLASATDDEAVDGVLAELTDRYGEPPEETRRLAAIARLRLRCRERGVTELGLAGTSVKISPMTLLDSEQVRLKRLYPAAAYRATTSVITLPIPRTGGVGSARLRDEEVIDYLNGFLLALRPHAD
- a CDS encoding GNAT family N-acetyltransferase yields the protein MVTIRPAAPADCAAVADIYRHYVEHTVATFDYEAPAVATWEAKLAAVVAAGRPFLVVEEQGVVLGFAYLGSFRDKKAYERTTEDTIYLHPDAGGRGLGSALLGALIDAADPANVRQIVAVISATGGDASIALHARHGFVEVGRTPEVGYKFDQWIDCVYMQRPLDRPVA
- a CDS encoding dioxygenase family protein, which translates into the protein MSMSEPIHRQPALFLSHGAPPLVDSERWVGQLTGLAGRLDRPSAILVVSAHWEAAPLTIGSTDPTAPLTYDFWGFPDRFYQTTYWSPGAGDLADRVASMMPDGEPIAHDHRRRLDHGAYVPLTVMYPDADIPVLQISLPTLDPERLLELGRRLAPLRDEGVLIIGSGFTTHGLPYLTDPRADATPPGWSKEFDAWAHERFAAGDVESLIDFRNRAPGMPYAHPTIEHFSPLFVALGASDDVEQRPDQVIDGFWMGLAKRSLVLN
- a CDS encoding TetR/AcrR family transcriptional regulator → MAVSRPTDKSGEVQRAPRARMTGAQRRLQLIEVARGLFAERGFEGTSIEEIAQRAGVSKPIVYEHFGGKEGLYAVVVDREMETLLEMVTSSLTKNRSLYRIQQVALALLTYMEERTDGFRILVRGDRTNTSEPGTYSSLLNDAISQVEHILASDFERRGFDPTLAPLYAQALVGMVSVTAQWWLDVREPSKEVVAAHLVNLCWNGLTRLDPRPELVGPDYVEPRDRTVVDEDVTGASEATGE
- a CDS encoding nuclear transport factor 2 family protein, with product MLTIEEISARLEIQQVLTDYSTAVDSGRFDDLDQVFTTDAVVDYSVMGGITGDLAEVKAWLAQVLPAFSAYCHLVGNHDIRIDGDSAETRSLCLNPMQTPDKSTYLLGLWYSDTWRLTDDGWRIRTRTLEKCFDAQL
- a CDS encoding ABC transporter permease, which produces MQLWDYVQGHASSLTFLTYQHASLAFQTVLVGTLVAVLIAVLVYRLPFMSAFTLTSSRVALTIPSLALLALLIVPFGLGVVPSFIMLAFFATMPVIGNAIVGLRSVPASVIESARGIGLSRWRILLTVELPIAWPVILTGIRVSTQMIIGVAAIVAYVLGPGLGSLIFSGLSRLGGANALEMTLAGTILIIIIALIFDGLLVLLGRLTISKGLQ